A window of Nitrospinota bacterium contains these coding sequences:
- the tatA gene encoding twin-arginine translocase TatA/TatE family subunit, translating into MIGGLGMPELIIILIIILIIFGAGKLPEIGSGLGKGIRNFRKSTKEVENEIKVTSEIDEKKEKEKKD; encoded by the coding sequence ATGATCGGTGGTCTTGGGATGCCAGAATTAATAATCATCCTGATAATTATCCTTATTATCTTTGGAGCAGGAAAGCTCCCAGAGATAGGAAGCGGTTTGGGAAAGGGAATCAGAAACTTCAGAAAGTCCACTAAAGAGGTGGAAAACGAGATAAAAGTAACTTCAGAGATAGATGAAAAGAAAGAGAAAGAGAAA